The Treponema pectinovorum genome includes a window with the following:
- a CDS encoding MBL fold metallo-hydrolase RNA specificity domain-containing protein, whose product MSVECYSLGAAEEVTGSKHIFEIDGRAFMIDCGAFQGKRAVADQKNRNFEIPIDKIETVILTHAHYDHCGLLPLLAKKGYDGNIYATPATRDLTDLVIMDSARIQSRDAEYLRKQALKKGEKFNWQPLYTESDCIKAENQIITLGYNRKMYIAPDVELEFFDAGHILGSAFASITIKGQRGREKAVFDEKKLNLWNKLFFWKSHSVQKNVLTSAEMSEKTLEERRSLNDRRRATLEEQKKYTGEERRSGFDRRQGKDEIRILYTGDLGRTSKPIIRDPSTNVPPPDYIFLESTYGNRRHEGTEIAMDELRKVVRRAIDRKGKVIIPAFAIERTQELIYYLHLLVDQKKIPQIPIYIDSPMAVNATSIFQIHPECYSRDIEQAFLDHHKNPFGFASLSLITSVEESKKLNTKSGPMIIIAADGMCEAGRVVHHLANGISDPKNTVLIVGYMAQNTLGRKIRDGAKEVKIMDEWYQVNAHIETINAFSAHADYQEELEWLKKIDTSRLKRIFLVHGEKEAQDYLKEYLKKHGYKDVEIVKYGKTYSLD is encoded by the coding sequence ATGTCTGTAGAATGTTATTCATTGGGAGCTGCGGAAGAAGTAACTGGCTCTAAACATATTTTTGAGATTGATGGCAGGGCTTTTATGATAGATTGCGGAGCCTTCCAAGGAAAGAGAGCAGTTGCCGATCAAAAAAACCGAAATTTTGAAATTCCCATCGACAAAATAGAAACCGTCATATTGACTCACGCTCATTATGACCATTGTGGACTTTTGCCACTTTTAGCAAAAAAAGGATATGATGGAAATATTTACGCGACTCCAGCGACCAGAGATCTTACAGATTTGGTGATAATGGATAGCGCACGCATTCAAAGCAGAGATGCAGAATATTTACGAAAGCAGGCTTTAAAAAAAGGCGAAAAATTCAACTGGCAACCACTTTATACAGAATCCGATTGCATAAAAGCGGAAAATCAAATAATTACTCTGGGCTACAATCGAAAGATGTATATTGCGCCAGATGTTGAACTTGAGTTTTTTGATGCGGGGCATATTTTGGGTTCTGCGTTCGCTTCTATTACGATAAAAGGGCAGCGAGGGAGAGAAAAAGCGGTTTTCGATGAAAAAAAACTTAATCTTTGGAACAAACTCTTCTTCTGGAAAAGCCATTCTGTTCAAAAAAATGTTTTAACATCTGCTGAAATGTCAGAAAAAACTTTGGAAGAAAGACGCTCTCTAAATGACCGCCGCCGTGCAACTTTGGAGGAGCAAAAAAAATATACTGGCGAAGAAAGGCGTTCTGGATTTGACAGAAGGCAAGGCAAAGATGAAATCCGTATTCTATATACAGGCGACCTTGGTAGAACTTCAAAACCTATAATCAGAGACCCTAGCACCAACGTTCCGCCACCAGATTATATTTTTCTTGAAAGCACTTACGGAAACCGTAGACACGAAGGCACAGAAATTGCGATGGATGAATTAAGGAAAGTTGTTCGTCGAGCAATAGATAGAAAAGGAAAGGTCATAATTCCAGCGTTTGCAATAGAAAGGACGCAAGAATTGATTTATTATTTGCATCTTTTAGTAGATCAGAAAAAAATTCCACAGATTCCAATTTATATAGATTCTCCTATGGCTGTAAATGCAACAAGTATCTTTCAAATTCACCCAGAATGTTATAGTAGAGATATTGAACAGGCATTTTTGGATCATCATAAAAATCCTTTTGGCTTTGCCTCTTTAAGTTTGATAACCAGTGTTGAAGAATCAAAAAAACTTAACACAAAATCTGGTCCTATGATAATAATTGCAGCCGATGGAATGTGTGAGGCCGGGCGAGTTGTTCATCATCTTGCAAATGGAATAAGCGACCCTAAAAATACTGTTTTAATTGTAGGTTATATGGCACAGAATACTTTAGGAAGAAAAATCCGCGACGGAGCAAAAGAAGTTAAGATAATGGATGAATGGTATCAGGTTAATGCTCATATCGAAACTATAAATGCCTTTTCTGCACATGCGGATTATCAAGAAGAACTTGAATGGTTGAAAAAAATTGATACAAGCCGTTTAAAAAGAATTTTTTTGGTACACGGAGAAAAAGAGGCACAGGATTATCTTAAAGAATATCTAAAAAAACACGGTTATAAAGACGTAGAAATTGTAAAATACGGAAAAACTTATTCGCTTGATTAA
- a CDS encoding pectate lyase family protein: MKKVKTLAFIMAFAMMFATFSCKSDDGGNSGSSPNVNEVVTLNIEENATGFLKTNGKIKTDDTKWIGYSKGYIENLGETSNIYYTVTASTAITDAKIGIHYGHWSNPVRGIFVHVNGTCVNPTSPIKTAFTAKGTPGVVDPNRWIDSGFVEGVSLRKGVNTIALMPAEAATTYTFNGETYTTDQKAMPNIDYLIVTGKGLTAGGTPSETYASVIYSSEPGTSSMGSVSVAKADGIVVSSGGAVTSGTTITLTATANSGYKFDAWWGDVNSNANPCNLTVSDDSKIYAHFIPESFNKATELAGLEGYANVINDEGTAYTITGGFGGGTIEISTLAELVSNRGKISGNEPYIIKIKARISAAEWIDNAEYKRELAKLTKKGKTEAEAKFILKNRSTTFDIGSNKTVIGVQGSDFGFKNINPKIMGTNVIVKNLHFGDVIGDDYFGGKGNDALSIKGGRNVWIDSCEFSSSLEPKEVDGTAINFNDHNFPVDLEGESTTLEQKWKKDFYDGLLDISEMSRFVSVSNSFFHDHWKACLCGGSNDKAETQPMGSLVRLTFYNNYFKDIHARQPLFRFGRAHIYSSYYKGIAGGTQSTGIEVRAESKVYVDNCYFKDIRADRTVGCWNTSSGLGQGVWTVKDCVGQSDSNFKEQRKDRVLEAKRREFLGKGGIYREYSAKRLHIVR, translated from the coding sequence ATGAAAAAAGTGAAAACTCTCGCTTTTATAATGGCTTTTGCCATGATGTTTGCAACATTTTCTTGTAAAAGTGATGATGGAGGAAATTCAGGAAGTTCTCCTAATGTTAATGAAGTTGTGACTTTAAATATTGAAGAAAATGCGACTGGGTTTTTAAAAACAAATGGAAAGATAAAAACTGATGATACAAAATGGATTGGCTATTCTAAGGGCTACATTGAAAACTTAGGCGAAACGTCAAATATCTATTATACCGTAACCGCTTCTACTGCAATAACAGACGCAAAGATAGGTATACATTACGGTCATTGGTCAAATCCTGTGCGCGGTATTTTTGTACACGTAAATGGAACCTGCGTAAATCCTACGTCTCCTATAAAAACTGCATTTACTGCAAAAGGTACTCCTGGTGTTGTTGACCCAAATAGATGGATTGATTCTGGCTTTGTTGAAGGTGTGAGTCTACGTAAAGGTGTAAACACAATAGCGCTTATGCCTGCCGAAGCGGCAACAACATATACGTTTAATGGAGAGACTTACACAACAGATCAAAAGGCAATGCCAAATATTGACTATTTAATAGTTACTGGAAAAGGTCTTACAGCTGGTGGAACTCCTTCGGAAACTTATGCTTCTGTTATATATTCTTCAGAACCAGGGACTTCTTCTATGGGTAGTGTTTCTGTTGCAAAGGCTGACGGAATTGTTGTAAGTTCTGGAGGTGCAGTTACTTCTGGAACTACAATAACTCTTACTGCAACCGCAAATTCTGGCTATAAATTTGATGCTTGGTGGGGCGATGTAAATTCCAATGCAAATCCTTGTAACCTTACTGTATCAGATGATTCAAAGATTTATGCGCACTTTATTCCAGAATCTTTTAATAAGGCTACAGAATTGGCAGGGCTTGAAGGTTACGCAAATGTAATTAACGATGAAGGAACTGCATACACAATAACTGGTGGTTTTGGTGGCGGAACAATAGAAATTTCTACTCTTGCAGAATTGGTTTCAAATAGAGGAAAAATTTCTGGCAATGAGCCTTATATCATAAAGATAAAAGCAAGAATAAGTGCAGCAGAATGGATAGACAATGCAGAGTATAAGAGAGAACTTGCAAAACTTACCAAAAAAGGAAAAACAGAAGCTGAAGCGAAATTCATCTTAAAAAACCGAAGTACAACATTTGACATTGGCTCCAATAAAACTGTAATTGGTGTGCAAGGCAGCGATTTTGGATTTAAAAACATAAACCCAAAAATAATGGGAACAAATGTCATCGTTAAAAATTTGCATTTTGGAGATGTAATAGGCGACGACTACTTTGGTGGCAAAGGAAACGATGCGTTGAGCATTAAAGGCGGACGAAACGTTTGGATTGACAGTTGCGAATTTAGTTCTTCGCTTGAGCCAAAAGAAGTTGACGGTACCGCAATCAATTTTAATGACCATAACTTTCCTGTAGACTTAGAAGGTGAAAGCACTACTCTTGAACAAAAGTGGAAGAAAGACTTTTATGATGGACTTCTTGATATAAGCGAAATGAGCAGGTTTGTTTCTGTTTCTAACAGTTTTTTCCATGACCACTGGAAAGCTTGCCTCTGTGGTGGTTCAAACGACAAGGCAGAAACTCAGCCAATGGGTTCTCTGGTGCGCCTTACTTTCTACAACAACTATTTTAAAGATATTCATGCAAGGCAGCCTTTGTTCCGCTTTGGACGCGCACATATCTATTCAAGTTATTACAAAGGAATTGCAGGTGGCACACAATCTACTGGTATTGAAGTCCGTGCAGAAAGCAAAGTTTATGTAGATAACTGCTATTTTAAAGATATTCGTGCAGATAGAACCGTAGGATGTTGGAATACAAGTTCTGGACTTGGACAAGGGGTTTGGACTGTTAAAGATTGTGTTGGACAAAGCGATTCAAATTTTAAAGAGCAAAGAAAAGATAGAGTTTTGGAAGCGAAAAGGCGGGAATTTTTGGGAAAAGGCGGGATTTATCGGGAATATAGTGCAAAGCGTTTGCATATAGTGCGATAA
- a CDS encoding DUF2786 domain-containing protein translates to MKDESATENLESVKRRVKKLLALSKSPCEAEAESAMRKANELMAAYKISQKEILDFISKSVKGTKRVSRWRTILANAVENVYATCHYRTPDGKVIFYGEELDVFMATEMYTYLCKTIDRMAKQNIRKNAKYKYRQSYRTGIADQLWRRMFHLGWNCSWRNPEELDAQKKAVQEFVNTMVKLETQPMKKKAENSTAYNRGRIDADGVSLARQMTGSGTRRIGDW, encoded by the coding sequence ATGAAAGATGAAAGTGCAACGGAAAATTTAGAATCGGTTAAGCGCAGAGTAAAGAAACTGCTCGCCCTGTCAAAATCGCCGTGCGAGGCGGAAGCCGAGAGTGCGATGCGCAAGGCAAACGAACTCATGGCGGCGTATAAAATCAGCCAAAAGGAAATCTTGGACTTTATCTCAAAATCGGTGAAAGGAACTAAGCGAGTTAGCCGCTGGCGTACCATATTGGCGAATGCCGTTGAGAATGTATATGCGACTTGCCACTACAGAACGCCAGACGGGAAAGTCATTTTTTATGGCGAGGAACTTGATGTTTTCATGGCAACGGAAATGTACACCTACCTCTGCAAGACTATAGACCGAATGGCGAAGCAGAACATCCGCAAGAACGCAAAATACAAATATCGACAGTCATACCGCACAGGAATAGCAGACCAACTATGGCGCAGAATGTTCCATCTCGGCTGGAACTGCTCGTGGCGCAACCCCGAAGAACTGGATGCCCAAAAAAAAGCCGTGCAGGAATTCGTCAACACGATGGTCAAACTGGAAACACAGCCTATGAAAAAGAAAGCGGAAAATTCAACAGCCTACAACCGTGGCAGAATCGATGCCGACGGTGTGAGCCTTGCCCGGCAGATGACAGGAAGCGGCACAAGACGAATCGGGGATTGGTGA
- a CDS encoding DUF4406 domain-containing protein, with protein MKVYVAGKVTGLPKDEIFKKFYESAKTLKKDGHTVMSPAVLALNEGFEHGDYMHICFAMVDVCDAVFMQKDWQQSKGARMELQYATDWKKQILYEDESTREE; from the coding sequence ATGAAAGTGTATGTCGCGGGGAAAGTCACAGGACTTCCGAAAGACGAAATCTTCAAGAAATTCTACGAGAGCGCAAAGACGCTCAAAAAGGACGGGCATACCGTGATGTCGCCCGCCGTGCTTGCTCTGAACGAGGGCTTCGAGCATGGCGACTACATGCACATCTGCTTCGCGATGGTCGATGTATGCGATGCCGTGTTCATGCAAAAAGACTGGCAGCAGTCGAAGGGCGCAAGAATGGAATTGCAGTACGCGACCGACTGGAAGAAACAAATCCTCTACGAGGACGAATCCACGCGGGAGGAATAG
- a CDS encoding phage head morphogenesis protein, protein MPDTLIPKRALDYIRNKKLKPAFSYKDVWNEEHAASFTVAKAMQLDVLADIKGEVEKAIKDGTTFEQFKKSLKPTLIQKGWWGRREMTDPLTGETVNAQLGSDRRLKTIYQTNLRSAYQKGQYDRTMESTSHPYLMYRIGASVHHREQHLRWNNLILPKDDPLWNSIFPPNGYGCKCYTVAVSEARKQKYEQNGVPAYNPGTQKTMRLPVQTTAPRMTYTLYENTRKGIIERIPKGITPGFNWNQGKADRVFSSVQALANKSEVKLGEHNFDFLKTVINNKIFRDNFQSFVDKSFSGTYKGHEITPVGFLNPRVTNWLKKNVGIDVGTNTVIGLESRLIKGIKATRHAIQKNDAEILLDTMLNGKTYWLKDSNGNSAKDGLLYLFPVNENEWFKIAVRPNASVNGITSAFIRSVGYVPNSTIADMLLWLTEIK, encoded by the coding sequence ATGCCTGACACTCTCATTCCCAAACGCGCTCTGGACTACATCAGGAACAAGAAACTAAAGCCCGCGTTCTCATACAAGGACGTGTGGAACGAGGAACACGCGGCATCGTTCACCGTGGCAAAAGCCATGCAACTTGATGTACTCGCCGACATCAAGGGCGAGGTTGAAAAGGCAATCAAGGACGGCACGACATTCGAGCAGTTCAAGAAAAGCCTGAAGCCCACGCTTATTCAGAAAGGCTGGTGGGGTCGGCGCGAAATGACAGACCCGCTCACAGGCGAAACCGTGAACGCACAGCTCGGAAGCGACAGGCGGCTAAAGACAATCTATCAAACAAACCTCAGAAGCGCGTACCAGAAAGGACAGTACGACCGCACGATGGAAAGCACATCACACCCATACCTGATGTACAGAATCGGAGCGAGCGTACACCACCGCGAGCAGCACTTGCGATGGAACAACCTCATTCTTCCGAAGGACGACCCGCTCTGGAACTCAATTTTTCCGCCCAACGGCTACGGTTGTAAGTGCTACACCGTAGCCGTCAGCGAAGCCCGCAAGCAGAAATACGAGCAGAACGGAGTGCCGGCATACAACCCCGGCACGCAGAAAACCATGCGGCTTCCGGTTCAGACCACCGCGCCGCGCATGACATATACGCTCTATGAAAATACCAGAAAAGGAATAATAGAGCGAATACCGAAAGGCATAACTCCCGGTTTTAATTGGAATCAGGGAAAAGCCGACAGGGTGTTTTCCTCTGTTCAGGCATTGGCAAATAAAAGTGAAGTGAAACTGGGAGAGCATAATTTTGATTTCTTGAAAACCGTGATTAACAACAAGATTTTCAGAGACAATTTTCAATCTTTCGTTGATAAAAGTTTCAGTGGAACATACAAGGGGCATGAGATTACGCCAGTAGGATTTCTCAATCCGAGAGTTACGAATTGGCTCAAAAAGAATGTCGGAATTGATGTCGGTACGAATACTGTAATCGGTCTTGAATCAAGGCTGATAAAAGGCATAAAAGCCACCCGCCATGCAATTCAAAAAAACGATGCGGAAATTTTGCTTGACACTATGCTGAACGGCAAGACCTATTGGTTAAAGGACAGCAACGGCAATTCGGCTAAAGACGGACTTCTGTATCTTTTTCCTGTAAACGAAAATGAATGGTTTAAAATCGCGGTAAGACCGAATGCAAGTGTGAACGGAATAACATCGGCGTTTATCCGCTCAGTTGGCTATGTACCGAATTCTACAATAGCGGATATGCTGTTGTGGCTGACAGAAATAAAATAA
- a CDS encoding phage portal protein family protein, which produces MVDGKTETDEKKDIKKNLGIEQAFAVPYTNRTPWADFGILQRLSPEKLSGILRDVRDGECPAEYLELAQDMEMHDLHYRSVLSTRKDAVCGLEIRVEPASDDKRDMEIAKAVEDDIIQNRSARFVPLVRDMLDALAKGFSAVEITWNTSGKTWKPQKYAWKDPRWFQYDKETGQTLMLRDELTTELHSLLPNKFIIHEPHLISGTQIAGGLALPALFYFMLKSYDVTSWAAFIDRYGFPIRLGKYSRKATKDDINTLRRAVASIGADFGAVIPEGAEIEIIESKTSNENSEAYQKMATWIDKQISKLVLGQTMTTDDGSSRAQGEVHEEVRQDIATADALAVADTLNSMLVVPYVKLNFGEQERYPEIVLYKPDEQNIEQVVDAIEKLAPHGLTVKAEEIRSMLGLSKPEEDDEIIGGRMPVSDFPSDESERNATELNAAKAGKSSADGGGMVGDLETEFSGDFIPISDEIAEVLEKAADNSTDFDGFKSELEKLAADWSPDKIAELMAVAFFSARAKGDSKFEG; this is translated from the coding sequence ATGGTAGACGGCAAGACAGAAACTGACGAAAAAAAAGACATCAAGAAAAATCTCGGAATCGAACAGGCGTTTGCTGTTCCCTATACAAACAGAACTCCGTGGGCTGATTTCGGCATACTGCAACGGCTATCGCCCGAAAAACTTTCCGGCATACTCCGTGATGTCCGTGACGGCGAATGTCCCGCCGAATACCTGGAGCTTGCGCAGGACATGGAGATGCACGACCTTCATTACCGCTCGGTTCTTTCCACAAGAAAGGACGCTGTTTGTGGTCTTGAAATCAGAGTTGAGCCAGCAAGCGACGACAAGCGCGACATGGAGATTGCAAAGGCAGTCGAAGACGACATCATTCAGAATCGCTCGGCGCGTTTTGTGCCGCTTGTGCGTGATATGCTTGACGCACTCGCAAAGGGCTTCTCCGCTGTGGAAATCACATGGAACACAAGCGGAAAAACTTGGAAGCCGCAGAAATACGCATGGAAAGACCCGCGTTGGTTTCAGTATGACAAGGAGACGGGACAGACGCTCATGCTACGCGACGAGCTGACAACCGAACTTCATTCGCTGCTCCCCAATAAATTCATAATCCACGAGCCGCACTTGATAAGCGGAACGCAGATTGCGGGCGGGCTTGCGCTCCCTGCGCTCTTTTATTTCATGCTCAAAAGTTACGATGTCACTAGCTGGGCAGCATTCATCGACCGCTACGGCTTCCCGATAAGGCTCGGAAAATACAGCCGCAAGGCAACGAAGGACGACATCAACACGCTCCGCCGTGCGGTCGCCTCAATCGGGGCAGACTTCGGCGCGGTCATTCCCGAAGGTGCGGAAATCGAAATCATCGAGTCCAAGACATCAAACGAGAATTCCGAAGCCTATCAGAAAATGGCGACTTGGATAGACAAGCAGATTTCAAAACTCGTACTCGGTCAGACGATGACAACGGACGACGGCTCAAGCCGTGCGCAGGGCGAAGTCCACGAGGAAGTGCGGCAGGACATTGCCACGGCTGACGCGCTCGCCGTAGCCGACACTCTCAACTCAATGCTCGTCGTGCCTTATGTCAAACTCAACTTTGGCGAGCAGGAACGCTATCCCGAAATCGTGCTTTACAAGCCCGACGAGCAGAACATTGAGCAAGTCGTGGACGCAATCGAAAAGCTCGCACCGCACGGACTTACGGTAAAGGCAGAGGAAATCCGCTCAATGCTTGGACTGTCAAAGCCGGAGGAAGATGACGAGATAATCGGCGGCAGAATGCCCGTGTCCGACTTCCCAAGTGACGAGTCGGAGCGGAACGCCACAGAACTCAACGCCGCTAAAGCCGGAAAAAGCAGCGCGGACGGCGGCGGCATGGTCGGCGACTTGGAAACTGAATTTTCGGGCGACTTCATTCCGATAAGCGACGAGATAGCCGAGGTCTTGGAAAAGGCTGCCGACAACTCAACGGATTTTGACGGCTTCAAGTCGGAACTTGAAAAACTCGCCGCCGACTGGTCGCCCGACAAAATCGCCGAGCTTATGGCTGTCGCCTTCTTCTCCGCACGTGCTAAAGGCGACAGCAAATTTGAGGGGTAG